The following coding sequences lie in one Nitrospirota bacterium genomic window:
- a CDS encoding beta-lactamase family protein — translation MLITNNKNLHRSLLLYILIAVFVSTLLVPSDVQARVKHRKHSRSKSHVGRHHKKKRAARVIVEKIDVSSVVGIEGYETWLSEQMSKYGVTGASVAVAKNGQVVYAKGFGYANRYANEPVTSKTLFRVASVSKAVTAVSIMKLCEDGKLSLQDKVFRVLNDFTPLNYSTSSDPRIYDITVQQLLQMSGGWNRKRSGDPVNYPHAVIAAKLAGKRPPADIDTTVSYWMGKPLDFDPGTDYAYSNIGYVILGKIIERVSGMPYEKYVKSEILNPMGIIAMRLGKTLQKDRAEGETLYYPTAGQKLKPSIFVGEYGLVSEEYGAEFALETHSADGAWIASASDLVKFITTVAGDNPAVSPPISQTSLRLMLSRPALSHWNNKAEYFGMGWNVEEGGASCKSLWYRSGSLPGTLAYVGRREDAVAVALIVNSRPKNWHRFNQISRAALWRAVDTEKMWQ, via the coding sequence ATGCTGATTACCAATAATAAAAATCTGCACAGATCTTTGTTGTTGTATATTCTAATAGCGGTTTTTGTTTCGACTTTGCTTGTGCCGTCAGATGTACAGGCACGCGTTAAACACCGTAAGCACAGCAGAAGTAAAAGTCATGTCGGCAGACACCACAAGAAAAAGCGGGCTGCAAGGGTAATAGTTGAGAAAATTGATGTTAGCTCTGTGGTTGGCATAGAAGGTTATGAGACATGGTTGTCGGAGCAAATGAGTAAATATGGTGTTACCGGGGCCTCGGTGGCAGTAGCGAAAAACGGCCAGGTCGTGTATGCAAAGGGTTTTGGGTATGCCAACAGGTATGCAAATGAGCCGGTAACTTCTAAAACGCTCTTTAGAGTGGCAAGTGTGTCAAAGGCTGTAACGGCAGTAAGCATTATGAAACTCTGTGAGGACGGTAAATTAAGTTTACAGGACAAAGTGTTCAGAGTGCTTAATGATTTTACTCCACTAAACTACAGCACATCTTCTGACCCCAGAATTTACGATATAACAGTGCAGCAGCTTTTACAGATGTCCGGCGGGTGGAACAGAAAAAGAAGCGGAGACCCGGTAAACTACCCTCATGCTGTAATAGCAGCTAAACTTGCCGGTAAAAGACCGCCTGCTGATATTGACACTACAGTGAGTTATTGGATGGGTAAACCGCTGGATTTTGATCCGGGCACTGACTATGCGTACTCAAACATCGGTTATGTAATCCTTGGCAAGATAATAGAGAGAGTGTCCGGAATGCCTTACGAAAAATATGTTAAGTCTGAAATTTTAAACCCAATGGGAATAATAGCGATGCGATTGGGTAAAACATTACAAAAAGACAGAGCGGAGGGTGAAACACTGTATTATCCAACTGCCGGGCAAAAACTCAAACCGAGTATTTTTGTAGGAGAGTACGGGCTTGTCTCTGAGGAATACGGGGCGGAGTTTGCCCTTGAGACACACAGCGCTGACGGAGCCTGGATTGCCTCAGCCTCAGACCTTGTGAAATTTATAACAACAGTAGCCGGAGACAATCCGGCAGTTTCTCCGCCAATATCACAGACATCATTAAGACTGATGCTGTCACGCCCTGCACTCTCGCATTGGAATAATAAAGCCGAGTATTTTGGCATGGGTTGGAATGTGGAGGAGGGTGGTGCATCATGTAAAAGTTTATGGTACAGAAGTGGTTCACTCCCCGGTACTTTAGCTTATGTGGGAAGGCGCGAGGATGCCGTAGCGGTTGCTTTGATTGTAAACTCCCGTCCTAAGAACTGGCACAGATTTAACCAAATCTCCCGGGCGGCGCTTTGGCGGGCTGTAGATACGGAAAAAATGTGGCAATAG
- a CDS encoding PBP1A family penicillin-binding protein, with protein MVEKRAARRIPRKEPATPQKKRGKVPFILGFAIMVIALSLGFGGGFLFWTLSDLPKIKMLEEYTPLETSLVYSADNELLAELFIERRTFVPYYKIPDHVKKAFIAVEDARFYKHKGIDFVRIFGAMYEDIKAKSFVQGGSTITQQLAKMLFLKPERSLERKLKEATLSLQIERHYTKDEIIGLYLNQTYFGTRAYGIEAASYTYFGKSTSDLNIAEAALLAAMPKAPTTYSPFKNPQKALQRRNFVLKRMLSVGFITDAQCEKAMKAPLPLNVHTRRYNAPYFIDYIKNELEDEYGERLYTAGIRIYTTLDYRLQKIAEKAVLYGVNNLAKRKRKNVQVALLAVDTQTGAIKAMVGGTDFWETQFNRVTQAIRQPGSSFKPVVYLTALNEGYTPESTLMDAEISFTGSSKADIWVPHNYSHEYNGEVTMRFAIAHSLNAATVYLADKVGIKKVIATAKMLGIKNPVQPYMPSALGASDLTLLELTYAYAAFSSGNRYTPYSIVKITNKNGVPLQEMKISYKNVIDEGVGSELKELLRAVITEGTGNAAMALNKTVYGKTGTTDSFADAWFMGFDDRLAVGVWVGRDDHKPIGSRETGAQAALPIWMEFMKNADYQ; from the coding sequence ATTTTTGTTTTGGACTCTTTCTGATTTACCTAAAATTAAGATGCTTGAAGAGTACACTCCTCTTGAGACATCTCTTGTTTACTCGGCAGATAATGAGCTTTTGGCAGAGCTTTTCATAGAACGGCGAACCTTTGTTCCCTACTATAAGATTCCTGACCATGTAAAGAAGGCATTCATTGCAGTGGAGGATGCCAGGTTCTATAAGCACAAGGGAATAGATTTTGTCAGAATTTTTGGAGCAATGTATGAAGACATTAAGGCTAAATCCTTCGTACAGGGCGGTAGCACCATAACCCAACAGCTGGCCAAAATGTTATTTTTAAAGCCTGAAAGGTCACTTGAGAGAAAGCTTAAGGAGGCAACCCTTTCCCTGCAAATAGAGCGCCACTATACAAAAGATGAAATAATAGGGCTATACTTAAACCAGACATACTTTGGCACACGTGCTTACGGCATAGAGGCGGCATCTTATACTTATTTTGGCAAAAGCACTTCAGATCTGAACATTGCTGAGGCAGCTCTTTTGGCTGCCATGCCAAAAGCTCCAACCACGTATTCACCGTTTAAAAATCCACAAAAAGCCCTGCAGAGAAGAAATTTTGTCCTTAAGCGAATGCTTTCTGTTGGCTTTATAACCGATGCTCAGTGTGAAAAAGCTATGAAAGCACCGCTTCCTTTAAACGTACACACAAGGCGATACAATGCCCCGTACTTTATAGATTATATAAAAAATGAGCTTGAGGACGAATACGGAGAAAGACTCTACACTGCTGGAATAAGAATTTACACGACACTGGATTACCGTCTGCAAAAGATAGCGGAAAAAGCTGTTTTGTATGGAGTAAATAATTTAGCCAAACGGAAACGAAAAAATGTTCAGGTGGCGCTCCTTGCTGTAGATACCCAAACCGGAGCAATTAAGGCCATGGTAGGAGGCACGGATTTCTGGGAGACACAGTTTAACAGGGTGACACAGGCCATAAGACAGCCCGGGTCTTCTTTTAAACCGGTCGTCTATCTGACAGCCCTTAACGAGGGATATACCCCTGAGAGCACTCTCATGGACGCGGAGATAAGTTTTACCGGCAGCAGCAAGGCTGACATCTGGGTACCTCACAACTACAGCCATGAATATAACGGAGAGGTTACGATGCGCTTTGCCATTGCGCATTCATTGAATGCTGCCACTGTGTATCTTGCCGATAAGGTTGGCATCAAGAAAGTTATAGCAACAGCTAAAATGCTTGGCATTAAAAATCCTGTGCAACCCTATATGCCGTCTGCTCTTGGCGCCTCAGACCTGACTCTGTTAGAGTTGACATATGCCTATGCTGCCTTTAGCAGCGGAAACCGTTATACACCATATTCCATAGTAAAGATTACCAACAAAAACGGCGTACCTCTTCAGGAGATGAAAATATCTTATAAAAATGTAATAGATGAGGGAGTAGGCTCAGAGCTAAAAGAACTTCTCAGAGCGGTAATAACTGAGGGTACCGGAAACGCTGCTATGGCATTAAATAAGACTGTATATGGTAAAACCGGCACGACAGACAGTTTTGCAGATGCCTGGTTTATGGGGTTTGACGACCGGCTGGCAGTGGGTGTATGGGTAGGCCGCGATGACCACAAACCTATCGGAAGCAGAGAGACCGGCGCTCAGGCCGCTTTGCCAATTTGGATGGAGTTTATGAAAAATGCTGATTACCAATAA